One window of the Streptomyces sp. NBC_00259 genome contains the following:
- a CDS encoding cupin domain-containing protein has product MSYPKPRYLGERGQVSALFRPAPPQPDTGSGATDISYVAKQENTDGEFGLYKIDMEPKTNGATEHFHRTISESFYVLSGEVRLYNGERWVTGGEGDFLYVPPGGLHAFQNDSDDPVSFLLLFTPGAPREEYFEKVAEYSQHSREELKAFRIRHDQYNTTDMLDD; this is encoded by the coding sequence ATGTCCTATCCGAAGCCCCGCTACCTCGGCGAAAGGGGCCAGGTCAGCGCCCTGTTCCGACCTGCACCCCCACAGCCCGACACCGGCTCGGGTGCCACCGACATCAGCTACGTGGCCAAGCAGGAGAACACCGACGGCGAGTTCGGTCTGTACAAGATCGACATGGAGCCGAAGACCAACGGCGCCACGGAACACTTCCACCGTACGATCTCCGAGTCCTTCTACGTCCTGTCCGGCGAGGTCCGGCTCTACAACGGCGAACGCTGGGTCACAGGAGGCGAGGGAGACTTTCTCTACGTCCCGCCCGGCGGGCTCCACGCCTTCCAGAACGACAGCGACGACCCGGTCTCGTTTCTGTTGCTCTTCACACCGGGAGCTCCCAGGGAGGAGTACTTCGAGAAGGTGGCCGAGTACTCACAGCACAGCCGCGAAGAGTTGAAAGCCTTCCGGATCAGGCACGACCAGTACAACACCACCGACATGCTCGACGACTAG
- a CDS encoding RidA family protein, with protein MAVQAKRFGFGMPWESLYGYSQAIQVGDVVYVAGQVSHDRDGNFVGAGDFELQVRTTLANLDLVLKHFGAERSHIVESTVLVMNLRENFDTTARLHAEYFGEHRPTSTVMGVSDLALPDQLVEIGALVRLDVEP; from the coding sequence ATGGCTGTTCAGGCGAAGAGATTCGGTTTTGGTATGCCGTGGGAGTCGCTCTACGGATACAGCCAGGCAATCCAGGTCGGTGACGTGGTGTACGTGGCTGGGCAGGTGTCCCATGACCGTGACGGCAACTTCGTAGGTGCAGGCGACTTCGAGTTGCAGGTCAGAACCACGCTGGCCAATCTGGACCTGGTGCTCAAGCACTTCGGGGCCGAGCGCAGCCACATCGTGGAGAGCACGGTGCTGGTGATGAACCTGCGGGAGAACTTCGACACGACGGCACGCCTTCACGCCGAGTACTTCGGGGAGCACCGGCCCACCAGCACGGTCATGGGTGTCTCTGACCTGGCACTACCGGACCAGTTGGTGGAGATCGGTGCGCTCGTGCGTCTCGACGTGGAGCCATAG
- a CDS encoding HipA family kinase, with translation MLTEVTATRYVTPLREGGSLPGIVEADDLGTYVMKFTGAGQGRKTLVAEVICGQLGRRLGLRVPDLVQIQLDPVIGLSEPDQEVQELLKASGGLNLGMDFLPGSLGFDPLAYEVDSAEAGRVVWFDALINNVDRSWRNPNMLVWHGDLWLIDHGATMIWHHNWPGAQASAAKPYDASDHALAPFRPDIAAAAAELAPLVTEDLLTEVAADVPDEWLVDEPGFDSTDALRRAYVEALLPRAANIHERITLSAPSRPRPSQAPGWLTDHLAPWPHPTKKGGAQ, from the coding sequence ATGCTGACAGAGGTCACAGCGACCCGCTACGTCACGCCCCTGCGTGAAGGCGGCTCGCTCCCGGGCATCGTCGAGGCCGACGATCTCGGTACGTACGTCATGAAGTTCACCGGGGCGGGGCAGGGCCGGAAGACGCTGGTCGCCGAGGTCATCTGCGGGCAGCTCGGGCGGCGGCTGGGACTTCGGGTCCCCGATCTCGTACAGATCCAGCTCGACCCCGTCATCGGGCTCTCGGAGCCCGACCAGGAGGTGCAGGAGCTGCTCAAGGCCAGCGGCGGCCTCAACCTCGGCATGGACTTCCTGCCCGGCTCGCTCGGCTTCGACCCGCTCGCGTACGAGGTGGACTCCGCGGAGGCGGGCCGGGTGGTCTGGTTCGACGCGCTCATCAACAACGTCGACCGGTCCTGGCGCAACCCCAACATGCTCGTCTGGCACGGCGACCTGTGGCTGATCGACCACGGCGCCACCATGATCTGGCACCACAACTGGCCCGGTGCGCAGGCGTCGGCCGCGAAGCCGTACGACGCCTCCGACCACGCCCTGGCGCCGTTCCGGCCCGACATCGCCGCGGCCGCCGCCGAGCTGGCGCCGCTCGTCACCGAAGACCTGCTGACCGAGGTCGCCGCGGACGTCCCGGACGAGTGGCTCGTCGACGAGCCCGGCTTCGACTCCACGGACGCGCTGCGCCGGGCCTATGTGGAGGCCCTGCTGCCGCGTGCGGCGAACATCCACGAACGGATCACGCTGAGCGCGCCCTCCCGGCCCCGGCCCTCGCAGGCGCCCGGCTGGCTGACCGACCACCTCGCCCCCTGGCCGCACCCGACCAAGAAGGGCGGGGCCCAGTGA